Below is a genomic region from Microbulbifer sp. ALW1.
GTTCCGATAGTGGTGGTGGGAGCAGCAGTGGGGGATCCAGCTCTAGCTCCAGTTCTAGCAGTTCCAGTTCCAGTAGTTCTAGCTCCAGCTCCAGCTCCAGCAGCGGTGGATCCAGTTCCAGCAGTAGCTCCAGTTCTAGTAGCGGTGGCTCCAGCTCCAGCAGCAGTGGCGGTAGCGAAACCACTACTTTTGAAGTAACAACTGCGCTTGGGTTTGGCCTTGCTGCAGAACCGGCCACCGCAACGGTCGAAGAAGGCGCTACTGCCAGCTTTACCCTGTCTCAGGCTGACGCCGGCTATATCGTAGAAGATGTAATGGGCTGTGATGGTAGTTATGACGCCGTTACCGGTGTGTACACTACCGGCCCTATTTCTGCAGATTGTGAAATTGTGGCCAGCAGCCAACTCGCGGTGAACCTTGTTCCCTACACCATTACCGCAACTAGCCCGTCCATTGTGACAATGATTCAGCGAGTTGTTGATCGCACTAGTGGTGAGCCAGTCACTGTATTGGAAGTGGAAGACTTCATTGTGGAAGAGGACAACGCTCCGATTGTTCCGCGTGAGGCTTTCCTCGACCTAGAACCCATTGACCAGATTCCCTACCAGCTTGATACCGTATTGATGCTCGACGTCAGTGTGAGTCTGACTGCGGCCGACCTGGTGGAAGTGAAAGCCGCAGCGGCAAAAATTGTTGATAACCTGATTGAGAACCAGCGAATAGCGGTATATGTGTTTGACGATACTATTCGTATGGTAAGTACTTTCAGTAGCGATAAAGAGAAACTAAAAGCGGCAATCGACGGCATTACTGGCGGCGGTCCTTCTACCAACCTTTATGGAGCTGTGGCCGATGGCTTCAGCCGCTGGGATAACAGCTTCTCACTGAGCCAGGTAAATCATGGTGCGTTGATTCTTATTACCGACGGTAACGACTCTGCTGCTAAATCTACCCTTGACGCGGCGCTCTCTGTCAAAGGTGAAAAAGACTTCTTTGCCTTGACGGTTGGCAATGAAATCAACCTGGATCCGCTGGTTCAACTTGTTCTGGGCGAGAAGCTGGACGTCATCACCGATGCTGATCGTGAATTGGCATCTAAGCGTCTCTTCAGCGTGAATGACTACAGCGAAGTCGAGTATGGCCTTCAACAGATCACTGCCGAGGTAGAGCGCCTGACACAGGGCCTATATTTCCTCTACTACGCGACTCCCAAACGTGCAGGTGATCACAGCGTTACCATCAGCATTGAAAACAATTTGCTTTGCTCCGAGCTGGACGTGAACTGTGTCACCTCTCTTACCGGTAGTTTCGACGCGACTGGATTCACCAATGTAATGCCAGAACTGCTGTTTGCTGCTCCCAAGGATGCGCTGCTGCCTGGTGAGAGCTACGAGCTTTCTGCACGAGTGCGTTGGTCAAACCCGCCGTTCAATTTCATGTGGACGCTGGAGAACCTCGACGGTCAAATGAGCTTGGCAGTGGATTCTGAAGATTCCAGTAAGTCACTGCTGTCTATTGCTTCCGGGACTCAACTGAGTGAGGGTGCTGTGAAAGTCGAGGTGGCCGAGTTGCCCGATCTTTCCAAGCAAGCCAGTCTGCAGGTGGGTATTCCTGTACGTGGTCCGGATGGTTCCATTTCAGTGGATAGCGCTATAAACCTGCAGTCAGAACAAACCATTAGACTGACCGCCGAAATTTCCTGTGCACAGTGTCGCTGGTCTCTGGAAGATCCGTCGTTGGCCACTTTGTCGCAAGACACTGGTGAAAGCGTACAGATTACTGGCGGCACCAGTACCGGTGCGACCAAACTGACGGTTCGAGATCCCAATACCGGTATGGCGACCACCTACGCGGTAGAACTGGGCTTCCAGGTTGGATCCACTTCAGAGGGGCGAGTGGCTGCGAGCTATAGGACCTTCGCAATAAAGGCTGATGGCAGTTTGTGGCGCTGGGGTGCCAATGAAGTGCTGCCGATTCAAGTGGGTACTGAATCCAACTGGGTGAAAGTCGCCGACAATATAGGGCTGCAGGCCGATGGGACTCTCTGGTCTCTTCGCAATGTGAACGCTCCAGTTCAGGTTGACTCTGCAACCGACTGGAAAAATTTCACCGCCATTGGTACTAGCTCGTATTTGGCAACCAAGACCGACGGTAGTTTGTGGGCTTGGGGTAACAATCACTACGGAATGCTCGGCCTTGGAGACGAAGTGCATCGCGACGTCCCCACGCAAGTGGGCGAGGAAACCGATTGGGCAAATGTATTTGCTGGGTATAGCACCTCATTCGCAATCAAGTCCGACGGCTCTCTGTGGGCCTGGGGCTACAATAATGCTGGCGAGCTGGGTGTTGGTGATAGAGAAAACAAGCTCAGCCCTGCTCAGGTTGGTACAGATACCGATTGGTCCAGTGTGGTAGGTGGTTATTATCATACTCTCGCCATCAAATCTGACGGCAGCTTGTGGGCATGGGGACAAGGCAGTAATGGCAGGCTGGGTGTGGACAGCGAACTGTTGTCTGCAGGTTACCTCGCTGAACCTACCCAGGTAGGTACCGATACCGACTGGATAAACGCCGCCGCGGGATCCGCTCACTCTTTGGCCGTTAAATCGGATGGTACCCTGTGGGCGTGGGGACTGGGCAGCAATGGCCAGTTAGGGCTTGGCAGCACCATGACGGCAACCCAAACAGTTCCAGTGCAAGTTGGGCTGGAATCTGACTGGATCGATGTCGACGCCGATGAGGCCAGCTCTTTTGCCGTCAAATCAGATGGTTTCATCTGGGCATGGGGTAACAATGCCAATGGAAAGTTGGGCGTTGGTGATACCACCACCCAATACACTCCAGTGCCGGTAGGGCTTTAAGCAAAAGCAAACCGGTGCAGGAAATGATTTGACTGAATAAGGAAAATCATTTCCACTTTGAGAAAAGGGGCAATCCATAGTGGTTGCCCCTTTTTTATTGTCGAAGAATTCGTTTGCGGTAATTTAGGTAAATTTCACAGGCGGCAATTCAAACACGCTGATCAAAAAATAATTGTCACCCGCTAAAAAGCCCCCTAAAGTTCGCCCGCTCCCGGTGAGCACCGGCCTCTCTTGGTGACTTGCCCGCCACTGCCCAGCCCTATCCGGCAGTGTTTTACCTCTGAATTTGTTTGCCCCGGGTGGGTCTTATGCTCAGTTATCGCCACGGTTTTCACGCCGGCAATTTTGCCGATGTGCTCAAACACTGCGTGCAGGTGGAAGTTATTTCTTACCTGCAAAGGAAAGAAGCACCTTTCGACTATATCGATACCCATGCCGGTGCCGGCAGTTATGCACTGGCGTCGGACATGGCGCAGAAAAACTGCGAATACCTGAATGGTATCGGTCGCCTGTTCAAAACCAGTGAGCTGCCGGGGCTGCAGAATTACCTGCGCCTGATCGAGGGTTTGAACCCGGAGGGAGCGCTGCAGCAATACCCGGGTTCGCCGTTGATTGCCGCACAGATGCTGCGCCCGCAGGACAAGGCCTGGGCGTTTGAGTTGCACCCCAGCGATGCGGAAAAACTGCGACAGAACCTGCCCCGCGGGCGCCAGTACCAGGTGCGCGAGGAGGATGGTTTCAAGGGGCTGTCGAGCTTGCTGCCGAGTCGCGCCCGCCGCGCGTTGGTGTTGATCGATCCGCCCTATGAGCAGAAGGACGACTATCAGCGGGTGGTCGACGCGCTGAAATTGATCCATCGCAAGATGGCCACTGCGACGGTCGCCCTCTGGTATCCGGTAGTGGAGCGCCGCCGCATCGATGCGCTGGAGAAGCAGCTGGCGGCTACCGCTATTCGCAATATCGAATTGTTCGAGCTGGGTATCTGCGCCGACGCCGAGGGGCACGGCATGACTTCCGCCGGAATGATCGTGATCAACCCGCCCTGGACCCTGCGCGGGCAGATGGACCAGCTGCTGCCCCAGCTGGCGGCAGATCTGAGTGCCGATGGTGGCTCCCATTACCGCTGTGTGACCCTCGCTGCCGAATAGGGTTGCAGATCGGGAGTTACCAAAGAGGGGGCGGATCCCCCGGGGCGGCACGTCTCAACTTGTCACCCCGCAGATTCTTGTTGTATGTTTTCCGGCCAGAACAATAATCAAGCCGGAACGTGACCTGATTTTCGACGCTGGTTCTCTAACTGCTCATGCTGCTTTTGCAGAGCGTAGCGGTTGAGAGCGGTTTTGCGTGTCGCCATCGCGTATCCGGAATTCCCGCCAGCGTGCGGGGCAGCGATGACGACATGCCTATGTTCAAGACCTGCCACAGGTCATTCCGCACTTTGCTGTTGGCGGCACCAATCGGTGTCTGCCCACTGGCCGCTGCCGTGGCGGATAATGCTTTTTCGGCGTCGGAAACCGTCCATGCCGCTGCCAGTACGCCGTCGCCAGACACTGCCACCTCTACTTTCTATACCTTCGAAATTCCCCCGCTGCCGCTGGATCAAGCGCTGCTGGCGTTTTCTCGCCACACCGGTCTCGCAGTAATGCTTGGGGCGCAGCCGCAGAGCACACAGCTGGCGCCAGCGTTAAATGGCCGCTTTACCGCAGAGGCGGCGCTGGCCGCACTGCTCGGGCCGTCCGGGTTCCGCTACCGCCAGGTCGACGGCCAGGGAATGGTGATACTGCCGCCCAAGGCTCCGCAAAAGTTTCCGCAACAAGACGCTTCACCGGCAGCCACGCCAGAGACCCGGCCAATACTGGAAGAAGTGGAAGTGGTGGCGAGCAAACGCCGCACTAATCTGCAGCAGACCCCAATGACGGTGACGGCCCTCAGCGGAGCCACCCTCGAAGCGCGGAATATCGATAGCCTGGAGCAACTGGCCGCCGAGGTGCCCAGTCTGCAGGTGGCGCGCAACGGGGACCACACCGCGTCCATGCTGTATTTGCGCGGGGTCGGTTCCGACAATCACACCGAGGCGGGGGATTCCGGGGTGGCTACCCATGTGGACGGGGTTTTCAGCAGCCGTGTACAGGGTTCTGCGGTGCTGCTCTATGACCTGGATCGGGTGGAAGTGCTGCGCGGTCCCCAGGGCACCCTGTTTGGTCGTAATTCCACCGGTGGCGTAATCAATTACCACACGGCGCGCCCGGAGCCGGAGTGGTCGTCGGACCTGTCCGTGACCCTCGGCAATTATCACCAGCAGAAAGTCACCGCGGTTGCCAACGCACCGGTGACCGACAACTGGGCCCTGCGCTGGGCGGCGGTATCCGTACGCGCAGACAGTTATACCGAATATACCAGGGATTCGGTCTCTGCCGACCGCAGTGAGCGCTACAACAACACCGACCTGTTCAGCCATCGCCTCGGTTCCAGCTGGCAGATCCGCGATGACCTGCACTGGTGGTTGAGCTACGAGCGTTTCGAAGACCGCGGCGCCGGCAGCCTGCCGGTGGTGGATTACGATACCCCTGTCACCATCGACACCCCGGGTAAAACCCTGCTGAATCAGGACTCCCTGCGCAGTCGCCTGGAATGGACGCTGCCGGGCGGTGCGAGTCTTGCGTATATCGCCGGTCTCGGTACGCTGGAGCGCTCACAGGATTGGGATGCCGATGGCACCGGCGCGGTCGGCAGTGAAACGGACCCCGCCGTCTATCACCAGAGCAACCGCACCATCGGGTCCGAGTACCGCGGGCATCAGCACGAACTGCAATTGAAGAGCGATGACGAGCAGGACCTGCGCTGGATGCTGGCCTACTTCGGGTTTGAGGAACGAAACCGTATCCGCTTTGATCTCGAGCACCAGAATCCGGACGGCAGCGGCTGGGGTGGCGCCCCGGCGCACAGCTTCCAGCAACCGAATCGCGGTACCCGCCTCAGCGCCTTCTACGGCCAGCTGGATTACGATTTTACGTCGCGCTGGATGATCAGCCTCGGCGCCCGCAGCGGGCGTGACCAGCGCTACGACCGCGGCGGTCGCAATATCGCCTGCCCGGACCTGATCCGCAGCGACCGCGGGGGCGAGCTGGGGGAGATCGCCGTCAACCGCGCTTCCGCGGCCGCGGGGCAGTGCTATGTGGCCAACTATAACGACGTGGATCACACCTGGCAGAGCACCACCACCATGGCGCGGCTGTCCTACCGCCCGCTAGAAGACACCCTGTTGTATCTCCATTACGCCGAGGGCTTCAAGCCCGGTATTGTGCAGGACGGCGCCAGCCTCAAAGGAACATTCAGCGGCCCCCAGGACCCCGCATTCGAGTCGGCCCTGCAGGCCCTGGTCGCGCGCAACAATGCGGGTGAAGCCTACGTTGGCCCCGAAACCAGCACCAATGTGGAGTTGGGTTTCAAACTCGGGCTGCTGGATGGCGCCATGACCCTGAACGGCGCCCTGTTCGATACCCGCTACCGGGATTTGCAGGTCTCCGGTGTTGCCGTCGAAGAGGACGGCACCGAGCTGATCCGCAGCACCAACGCGCCCTCGGCCACCATTCGCGGCCTGGAACTGGAGCTCAACTGGGCCAGCAGCCGCAACGGCCGCGTCACCGGGTTCCTATCGTGGCTGGATGCCCACTACAACCGCTTCCTCGCCGTGGATAACGAATTCCCCGGCTACGGCCAGACCTGGAATCCCGATGCCGGCAATGCAGAGATCCCCGATCTGGTGGACTTCAGTGGCAATCAGCTGAAACAGGTGCCGGAGCTGAGTCTCGGCCTCAACTACCGCCACCAGTTGCCTCTGGGTAGCTGGGGGCGGGCGACCGCGCGGCTTGGCCTGCACTATGCGGATGCCATGTATTTCGCCGAAGCCAATCGCGGCGATCGCGACGGCCTGCTGCTCGACAACCAAAGCGGAGAATGGCTGCCTGATCCTGCCGGCCCCGCGCGCAATATCGACCGCCGCCCGGCCAACAGCCTGTGGAGCGCCGGCATCAAACTGGAGCCACTTGCGGGCAACTGGTGGCTTGACCTCTACGGCGAAAATCTCACCAATATCGCCGCCGCCAACGATGTACAGGAGGCCGATGCCGCAACACCCGTTTACTACTATGGCGCGCCGCGCATGTTCGGATTGCGTGTTGGCTTGCGGTTCGATTGATTTGGCTCCGATTATTTTTCAAAAGGGGGACGATTGCCGAGGCCTGGCCGTCATACCGGCGAGAGAAGTAGATTTCGCTAAAGCAAGCAGCCAAATACAACAAAAATGATGGTGAAGAGAATCCATGGCGACAGCATGGGCCAGCCAATTGGCGACCGATAACGACAAAGATCTGGATTATTACTACCGCGAGTATCACCAGGAGCTGTGTCGATACGCGGTAAGCAAGTTCGGATTGTCGTACAGCGAGGCCGAAGATCTGGTGCAGGAAGCGTTTGCGCGGATGGCGCCCCAGCTCCGCGTCGGCGACATAGAGCACGTCAGGGCTTTCCTGTATCGCGCAGTGCACAACGCCACCATAGATACCTTGCGCAAAGGGCAGGTGCGCGAGAGTTATGCGCAATCGGTACAGGGCGATCCAGATCGCGAACAGGACAGTCGCAGCCCCGAGCGGGTGGCTTCCGGCCGCCAGTTTCTGGGACTGATCAGCCGTGCCCTGTGGAATATGCCCCACAAGCGGCGGCGATTATTGTTGATGAATCGTGTCGATGGACTCTCCTACGCGGAAATCGCGCGCCGGGAAGGGCTCTCGGCAACAGTAGTGAAAAAGCACGTAGCGAAAGCCCTGGCTGGCTGTCAGGAAGCGCTGCGTGTGCACGGTGGAGAATTGTGATGACGGCTGGGAACAGTCACCCGCAGCGTGATATCCGGCAGGTGGAAGCCGAGGCCCGCGAGTGGTTTATGCGCCGCAGTGAGCGCGCTTTGGATAGCAGTGAGCAGTCTGCGTTTGATGCCTGGATGCAGCAGGCACAGAACCGCGGTGCCTACCGGCGTCTGCAACAGATAGATCGCAGCCTCGCGGCGCTGGCCGCCAGTGAAGAGGGCGCGCGCCTGCGCCAGCCGCTTGGCTTCGGCAGCCTGTTGGCAAAGCTGCAGGGTTTTCTCGGTGTCTCACCGGTAACCGGCCTCGCCTTCGCCTGCACCCTGATGCTCGCCGTCGGCACCCTGTACCTGGCGCCCTGGCAAAGTGAGCCCGCCGCCCAGGCGTACACTTCGGCACTGGCCCAGGTGCGCAACATCACCCTGGAGGACGGCAGCGAAGTTACCCTGGGGGGCGATACTGCCATCGAGACAAGCTTTTCAAGTGGTCGGCGCGACGTAAAATTGTTGCGAGGACAGGCCTTCTTCCGCGTTTCCAAAGACCCGACCCGGCCTTTTTATGTCATCGCCAAGGGTGCCGAGGTACGCGTGGTTGGTACGCGCTTTGATGTGCGCAGCGGCAGTGAAGTGAAGGTAACCGTTGAGGAAGGTATTGTGGATGTCGCCCGGCAGAAGGAGTCGGGCAATGCGCCGGCGGATAAAGTCCGCCTGCTCGCTGGCCAGCAAGTCAGTGTCAGTGAATCCCGATTGAGTCCGGTGCGCAGTGTGGAATCGGGCCGGGTGGCCGGCTGGCGCCAGGGCAAATTCAGTTACCGCGATGCACCTCTGTCAGAAGTGGTCGCCGATGCCAACCGCTACCGCAAGCACCGCATTATTATCGGTACCCGCGAACTGGAAAAACTGCGGGTAACCACTGCATTTAATGCCGACCAGGCGGATACCCTGGTGGCGATGCTGGAGCAGTCGTTACCGGTCCGGGTATTCAAAGAGCCAGACGGGCGCGTGGTTATCTGGCCGGGAACCGTGGATGAATAGCCGCGCATAGCGGACAAAAAAGCCCGGGCAATCTATGAATGCCCGGGCTTTTTTGTATGGGTGCGGTTGGGTCAGGGGGCGTCTGGGACGCTTAGATAATTACTTTCAGAATAGTTACTTCCAGAACTGCCACCACTTCTTGCTGTTCTCAGCACGTGCGGCCTGGCCCTGTTCGGATCCCTTGTCCATTTCCTTGCGTTCCTGCTCTGCCTTCTTGGCGCTCTGTGCTTCGAGCCCCTTGGGCATTTTTTCCTTGCCTTCTTCCGTTGGTTCTTCTGCGCTATTGCGCTTTTCCTTGGCTTTCATCGCCTTGTCTTCTGCCATCTGGCGCTTTTCTGCAGCTATCAAAGCCTGCTTTTCCGTGCCGGTTTTGGCTTCCGCAGATACCTTGGCTTCCTTCATTTCCTTGCCGGTAACGTCAGGCTTGTCGGCCAGGGCTGGCGCAGAAAATACCAGGCTGATCACCGCGGCGGTAAGAATCTTGTTCATGGTTTCTCCAACAATTGTGAAAATTTGTAGGG
It encodes:
- a CDS encoding VWA domain-containing protein, with the protein product MYSRLLLACSFSLVLAACGGGGGGGSDSGGGSSSGGSSSSSSSSSSSSSSSSSSSSSSSGGSSSSSSSSSSSGGSSSSSSGGSETTTFEVTTALGFGLAAEPATATVEEGATASFTLSQADAGYIVEDVMGCDGSYDAVTGVYTTGPISADCEIVASSQLAVNLVPYTITATSPSIVTMIQRVVDRTSGEPVTVLEVEDFIVEEDNAPIVPREAFLDLEPIDQIPYQLDTVLMLDVSVSLTAADLVEVKAAAAKIVDNLIENQRIAVYVFDDTIRMVSTFSSDKEKLKAAIDGITGGGPSTNLYGAVADGFSRWDNSFSLSQVNHGALILITDGNDSAAKSTLDAALSVKGEKDFFALTVGNEINLDPLVQLVLGEKLDVITDADRELASKRLFSVNDYSEVEYGLQQITAEVERLTQGLYFLYYATPKRAGDHSVTISIENNLLCSELDVNCVTSLTGSFDATGFTNVMPELLFAAPKDALLPGESYELSARVRWSNPPFNFMWTLENLDGQMSLAVDSEDSSKSLLSIASGTQLSEGAVKVEVAELPDLSKQASLQVGIPVRGPDGSISVDSAINLQSEQTIRLTAEISCAQCRWSLEDPSLATLSQDTGESVQITGGTSTGATKLTVRDPNTGMATTYAVELGFQVGSTSEGRVAASYRTFAIKADGSLWRWGANEVLPIQVGTESNWVKVADNIGLQADGTLWSLRNVNAPVQVDSATDWKNFTAIGTSSYLATKTDGSLWAWGNNHYGMLGLGDEVHRDVPTQVGEETDWANVFAGYSTSFAIKSDGSLWAWGYNNAGELGVGDRENKLSPAQVGTDTDWSSVVGGYYHTLAIKSDGSLWAWGQGSNGRLGVDSELLSAGYLAEPTQVGTDTDWINAAAGSAHSLAVKSDGTLWAWGLGSNGQLGLGSTMTATQTVPVQVGLESDWIDVDADEASSFAVKSDGFIWAWGNNANGKLGVGDTTTQYTPVPVGL
- a CDS encoding RNA polymerase sigma factor is translated as MATAWASQLATDNDKDLDYYYREYHQELCRYAVSKFGLSYSEAEDLVQEAFARMAPQLRVGDIEHVRAFLYRAVHNATIDTLRKGQVRESYAQSVQGDPDREQDSRSPERVASGRQFLGLISRALWNMPHKRRRLLLMNRVDGLSYAEIARREGLSATVVKKHVAKALAGCQEALRVHGGEL
- a CDS encoding TonB-dependent receptor, producing MLLLQSVAVESGFACRHRVSGIPASVRGSDDDMPMFKTCHRSFRTLLLAAPIGVCPLAAAVADNAFSASETVHAAASTPSPDTATSTFYTFEIPPLPLDQALLAFSRHTGLAVMLGAQPQSTQLAPALNGRFTAEAALAALLGPSGFRYRQVDGQGMVILPPKAPQKFPQQDASPAATPETRPILEEVEVVASKRRTNLQQTPMTVTALSGATLEARNIDSLEQLAAEVPSLQVARNGDHTASMLYLRGVGSDNHTEAGDSGVATHVDGVFSSRVQGSAVLLYDLDRVEVLRGPQGTLFGRNSTGGVINYHTARPEPEWSSDLSVTLGNYHQQKVTAVANAPVTDNWALRWAAVSVRADSYTEYTRDSVSADRSERYNNTDLFSHRLGSSWQIRDDLHWWLSYERFEDRGAGSLPVVDYDTPVTIDTPGKTLLNQDSLRSRLEWTLPGGASLAYIAGLGTLERSQDWDADGTGAVGSETDPAVYHQSNRTIGSEYRGHQHELQLKSDDEQDLRWMLAYFGFEERNRIRFDLEHQNPDGSGWGGAPAHSFQQPNRGTRLSAFYGQLDYDFTSRWMISLGARSGRDQRYDRGGRNIACPDLIRSDRGGELGEIAVNRASAAAGQCYVANYNDVDHTWQSTTTMARLSYRPLEDTLLYLHYAEGFKPGIVQDGASLKGTFSGPQDPAFESALQALVARNNAGEAYVGPETSTNVELGFKLGLLDGAMTLNGALFDTRYRDLQVSGVAVEEDGTELIRSTNAPSATIRGLELELNWASSRNGRVTGFLSWLDAHYNRFLAVDNEFPGYGQTWNPDAGNAEIPDLVDFSGNQLKQVPELSLGLNYRHQLPLGSWGRATARLGLHYADAMYFAEANRGDRDGLLLDNQSGEWLPDPAGPARNIDRRPANSLWSAGIKLEPLAGNWWLDLYGENLTNIAAANDVQEADAATPVYYYGAPRMFGLRVGLRFD
- a CDS encoding 23S rRNA (adenine(2030)-N(6))-methyltransferase RlmJ, producing the protein MLSYRHGFHAGNFADVLKHCVQVEVISYLQRKEAPFDYIDTHAGAGSYALASDMAQKNCEYLNGIGRLFKTSELPGLQNYLRLIEGLNPEGALQQYPGSPLIAAQMLRPQDKAWAFELHPSDAEKLRQNLPRGRQYQVREEDGFKGLSSLLPSRARRALVLIDPPYEQKDDYQRVVDALKLIHRKMATATVALWYPVVERRRIDALEKQLAATAIRNIELFELGICADAEGHGMTSAGMIVINPPWTLRGQMDQLLPQLAADLSADGGSHYRCVTLAAE
- a CDS encoding FecR domain-containing protein — encoded protein: MTAGNSHPQRDIRQVEAEAREWFMRRSERALDSSEQSAFDAWMQQAQNRGAYRRLQQIDRSLAALAASEEGARLRQPLGFGSLLAKLQGFLGVSPVTGLAFACTLMLAVGTLYLAPWQSEPAAQAYTSALAQVRNITLEDGSEVTLGGDTAIETSFSSGRRDVKLLRGQAFFRVSKDPTRPFYVIAKGAEVRVVGTRFDVRSGSEVKVTVEEGIVDVARQKESGNAPADKVRLLAGQQVSVSESRLSPVRSVESGRVAGWRQGKFSYRDAPLSEVVADANRYRKHRIIIGTRELEKLRVTTAFNADQADTLVAMLEQSLPVRVFKEPDGRVVIWPGTVDE